Genomic segment of Deltaproteobacteria bacterium:
CATGTCCAGCTCGTTGCTGTAGATCTCCTTCATGCCCGGCACGCCGATGAGCTTGCCGTCGTTGCCGTAGCACCAGCCATGGTAGGTGCACATGAACGACGTGGCGTTGCCCCGGTCGGCGCGGCACACCCGGTTGCCCCGGTGGCGGCACATGTTGAGGAACGCGCGGATGGTGCCGTCCCCGCCCCGGCACAGCAGCACCGGGTCCTCGCCCATGTAGGTGGCGAGGAAATCGTTGGGGTTGGGGATCTGGCTCTCGTGGCCCAGGAACAGCCAGCAGCGCGCGAAGATTCGCTCCAGCTCCTGCTCGTAGATGTCCTGGGAGAAGAAAACCTGGCGGTCCAGCAGGCCCTGTCGGGTGTCCACGAATTCGTTCATGCGATTCATTCCGTTCACCTTGAACCTTTCGCGCTCGCGTCGGTCGATGTGCGGGTGGTTTGGTGGCGATTATATAGGTTTCGGGCGGTTGCCTGTCAACGATGGAACTGGAGCAAGGGGGCGGCATGACAGACGGGGCGGGTTTGAAACGCGCTTCGGCACAGCGTAGCATGAGCCACGAAACGAGGTATGAAGACGGTGAAACTTGATGCGCCTCCCCTGTCCGGCGTCCGCGTCCTCGACTTCGGCCACGTGCTGGCGGCGCCGTTCTGCACCCGGCTGCTGGCGGACCTGGGGGCGGACGTGGTGCGGGTGGAGAGCAGCAAGCATCCGGACTTCCCTTGGCCGTCGTCCTACCGGCACGCGGACGGACGCCACGCCTCTTATCTCAACACCAACCGCAACAAGCGCTCGGTGGCCGTCGACCTGAAGCACCCGGCGGGGCGCGGCATCGCCTGGCGGCTGGCAACGGCCGCGGACGTGGTGGTGGAGAACTTCAGCGCGGGGGTCATGGAGCGGCTGGGCCTGGGGTACGAGTTGCTTCGGGAGGGCAACCCGCGGCTGATATTCGCCAGCATGTCGGGCTACGGCCACGGCGGTCCGCGACGGGACTGGACCAGCATGAACATGAACCTCCAGGGCGCCGCCGGGCTCATGCAGGTCACCGGCGCCGAGGGGGACCCGCCCACCGCCATCTCCAACTCCTGGAACGACTACATCGGCGGGCTCCACACCTGCTACGCCGTCATCGGCGCGCTGACCGAACGGGAGGACACCGGCGAGGGCATCCACCTGGACATGGGCCAGTTCGAGTGCAGCGTCTCGATGATCGCGCCGCTGCTTCTGTCGAGCGCGGTAAACGGGCGAAGCCCCGAGCGCATGGGCAATCGCTCCGCCCACTTTGCCCCGCAGGGCGTCTACCGCTGCGCGGGAGAGGACGAGTGGTGCGCCGTCAGCGTCCACGACGACGCGCAGTGGAGAGCGTTGGCCGAGGCGGTGGACGAGGGAGGCCCGGACCCGCGGCTGGCGGGCGAAAGCCGTTTCGCCACCCTGTCGGAACGGATGCGCCATCACGACGAGATCGACGAACGCATCGAGGCGTGGACCCGTGGACACGATGGCGCGGAGGTGGAGACCCGGTTGCGGCGGGCCGGCGTCCCGGCGGCGCGCATGCGGCGGGTCCAGGACCTAGCCGAGGACGGCGCGCCGTCCGGCGCCTACAAGAGAATGGCCGAGCCTCGGGTGGGCTCGATGCTGACGACGGCGCTGCCCGTTGCGTTTTCCGAGAGTCCCCTGCCCCCGCCGACGCCCGCCCCATGCCTCGGGCAAGATACACGGGAGGTTCTGCGGGAATGGCTGGACCTCCGGGAAAGCGAATTGGCGGAGCTGGCGGGAACAGGGGCGTTGACATAGTGAGCGAATCCGCCGAAACGATCATCACCGACGAACTGCGCCGCTGCGTCGGCCGGAAAGGCCCGGTGCGCACCTTGGGGACGTTGAGCGCGTCGGACGTGCGCCGTTACGTGGACGCCACCGGCGACGTCAACCCGCTGTGGCTGGACGACGAGTTCGCCCGCTCCGCCGGTTACAAGGGACGCCTTCTTCCGCCTATTCTGGTGGGCTGGACGCCCTTCAGCATCAAGGAACCGGAGGAGGGGAGAGGGTCCGCCTTCGACGTGCGCCGGCAGCTCCCGGTGCCCGCGGCCTACACCAACGTGCGCAACGCGGGCAGCGAGACCGAGTGGCTCAAGCCCGTGTACCTGGGCGAGGAGCTTTCCTGCCAAAGCCACATCGTCGACATCACGGCGCGCGAGGGCAGGATGGGCGTCGGGATCTACGTGACGCAACTGGAAGAGGTGCGCAACGCGGAGAACGAGCTGGTATTCACCCGGCGCCACACGGTGGCCCTGTTTCGGGAACGGAAGACAAGGGAATGAGAGCGTAGCGGCGCGTGAATGCCGCGAAGTCAAAGGCACCACGACTGACCATGTCACGCATTGTCGACCTCGGCTCTTTGGCCGGCGCCTACGCCGCACGCCTTCTCGCGGAGTCCGGCCACGACGTGATCCGCATCGATCCCGCGGGCGGCGATGCGGTCCGTCGCACCGGCCCGTTTCTGGGGGATGCGCCGGACCCGGAGCACGGGGCGTTTCACCATTTCCTCAATGCCGGCAAACGGAGCTTCTCGCTCAACCTCGACTCCGCCCCCGGATGGCCTTTGTTCCTGGAGCTGTTGCAGACGGCCGATGCCGTGGTGACGAGCCGGCGGTTGCCCGTTGACGAGGACGACCCGCCGAAAGCAGCTCTCGTGTGGACCGACGTCGAGGAGGCGGAGGACGAGTTGTGCGCCTACGCCCACTCAGGGCTGCTCTCCCTCACCGGACACCGCGACGGCCGGCCCACGCTCATGGGCGGCCACATCATCTATCTGGCCACCGGGATTCAGGCGGCTGTCGCCACGGCCGCCGCCCTCCGCGTGCTGCGGAACACCGGCAAGGGCCAACGCGTGCGCGTCTCCATGCAGGACTGCCTGGAAACCTTCGTCGAGCAGGCCATGGTGGAGTACACCTTCTCGGGAACGCGCACTGAGCGGCGCGGCAACCGCGGCACCATCACCGCCGTCTCCGGGGCGCTGCCGTGCAAGGACGGCCACTGGGTGGTGAGCCAGATCAACCGGCCCGGCCGCTGGGAGAAGTTCATGGAATGGGTCCAGGACCCGGAGCTCATGGCCGACCCTTCGCTGGCGTCCGACGATGCGCAACGGGAGAAGAAGGACTTCATTCTGGACCGGGTGCTGGCGTGGTCGAAGCAGTTCACCAAGTCGGAGATCGTCGAGGAGGGGCAGCGGCGCCGGTTTCCGTCGTCGCCGGTGTCGACGCCGCTGGACCTCACCCGGGACCCGCAGCTCATCGCGCGAGGCTACCTCACCGAAGCGGATGACCCGCGGTTCGGACGCATTCCGTTCCCGCGCGGGGCGGTCGCGCGCGTGCGGAATCAGGAAATGGAGCCGGCGCCCACCCTGGGGCAGCACAACCGGGAGATCCTGGCCGAACTGGGCTACTCCGATGCCGACCATCGCGAACTGGCGGAGACCGGTGCGGTCTGAAGCGTTGGGCGCAAGCGTGGCGAGGAACAAGCAGGGATGACCGGCGCGGAGATGACCATGACCGAGCAGCGATTCCTCGATGACGTCCAACCCGGCGCGGAACTGGTGGCCCGCGAGTACGGCCCGCTGAGCATCATCGACACGGTGCGCTGGGCGGGCCTGCAGGAGAACACGCAGCAGCTCCACTACGACCGCGACTGGGTGCGCGAGCACGCCGGCCTGCGCACCTTCATCGCCAGCGGCGCCTATCGGCAAGCCCTGCTGATGCGCATGCTGACCGATTGGCTGGGACCCCGCGGCCGGCTGCGGAAGCTCGGCATCCGGCACACCTACTCGACCTTCGAGGGCGACACCATGCGGTTCGCCGCGCGCGCCGTGGAGAAGAGCGCCGACCCCGCCGACCCGTGGATCGCGTGCGAGCTGGAGGGCGCCAACCAGGAGGGGCGGCAAGTCCTGACCGGCAGGTGCACGCTGGTTTTGCCCACCCGGTAGCCGCGGGCGCGCCGCCACGCGACCGCCCGGCGGCGGCGCACGCAGCGGCGGCGCCCCGGCCGGGCTACCGGGGCGAGGCGCGGCGTATCACTTCTTCGGAAGAACGATCCCCTTCAACGTTGCGATGAGCGACGGCTCCAGGCCGTAGAGCTTGTTGACGCTGCCCAAGGTCTCGGCGCCGTCGATGGGGTCCACCGCCAAACGCAGCTTCTTGGCCTCCGCCCGCAACGCGGGATCGTTGAGGGCATCGATGAAGGCTTTCTGCATCAGCTTGAGGCGCGCTTCCGGCATGTTGGGCGGCGTGGAGTAGGGGAACTGCCCGCGGTGCGCGTAGTCCGCCACCTCCAGGAGCTTGCGCGCATCCGCGGTCTTGGCGTAGTCGATGGCCCGCGGGATATCCTTGATATCCGGGTGCACGTTGAGCGTGTTCTGGACAACCATGTTGACCCTGCCGGCCTCGAAGGCTTCCCGCCAGATGGATTTCACCGTGTGCAGCGAGCCGCAGTACCCGTCCGCTTCCCCGGCCTCCACCGCCACGCGCGCCCTGGCGCCGCCCCGGTAGCCGTCGACCACCTTCGTGGGCAGCCCGAGCGCCGCTTTCATGAGCTTGGGGATGTCCGAGGTGCTGGTGCCCGGACCGATGGCGGAGATGAACATCTCCCTCTTCGAGCCGAACCAGTCATCCATGTTCTTGATGCCGCTCTTCTGGTTGAAGCTGCAGACGCTGTGGTTGGGGGCGGGCACGCCAAGCCAGCCGAACTTCCGGCCGTCGAACCTTGCCGCGTCGTTGCCCATGACGTGCTGGAGCACCAGCGGGCCGGCGAAGGCGCCGATGGTGAGGCCGTCCGGCTTCGCCGTGTTGTAGATGTAGTTGGCCGCGATCATGCCCGCGGCGCCGGTCATGTTCTGCACGAGCGTCGACGGATTGCCGGGCAGGTGCTTGCCGAGGTGCCGGGCAATCAGCCGGGTATACAAGTCGAAGGAGCCGCCCGGCGAGTAGGCCACCACCAGCTTGACGGTCTTCCCCGCGAAGGACTCCTGGGCGACCGCCGGCACGGCCAGCGCCGCGACAAACGCCAACCCCGACAAGAGCCCGGTGATCATCCTGAAACGTTTGTACATGAGCTTCTCCTCCATGTTGACGGCCTTTCGGACTCCGTGCTGTATAGTACAAACCAAGACCGGGCAACAGGGCCGGGCGCTGCCGGCGGCCCGAGCCGGAAGGGACTTCGAACGCCATGATCATTTCCGGGATGAGTTCACGGGAGGCCAAGGCCCGCGTGGACGAGCACTATCGCAAGGTGGCGCAGCGTTGGCGCGAGCGGGTGACCGGCTCGCCCTTCATGGTTCAGCTCATGGAGGGAAGCCTGCCGCAGGCCGCGCTGCGGACGTTCTTCAAGAACTGGGCTTCCTACACCATCGAGATCAATACCGTGGAGGCGGCATCCTACCACAAGCACATCGCCTTCTTCCGCCGCAACCGCGACCTCATGGCGCCCATGGCCCGCAAGCTGGCCGATGAACTGCTGCACCCCGAGCCGCCGGGACACATTCATGTCGTGCTGGAGACGGCCAAGGCCCTGGGGATCGAGGAGGACGAGGTCTATCTGGAGCCCATGCTGGCGGAGTTCCGCGCCAAGATCGACTTCAAGCGCGCGATCCTGTGGGAGGGGACCGTAGCCGAGTTCTACGCGGCCGGAGCCACCGAGGAACAGACCGGATACTGGTCCGCCGACTGCTTCAAGGCCCTCACCACCCACTACGGCCTTACCGCCGAACAGGCCGTCTATTTCTCCACCCACGAGGAAGCCGACCTCAAGGAGCACGAGGACGGCGTCATGGGCCACGGCAGCTTCCGCCGCCTGGTGCTGCAACGCCTGCTGGAAGGCGGCATCGAAGTGCGCGCCGGCTACGACCTAGACTACTGCGGCCTCACCGCCGTGGACCTCCACGGCGACATCCTCAACGCCTGCCTTTGAACGACGATGCAACATTCGGCTCCAGAGGCACGGCAACCACCGCGGGACGCATCCGCGGACCTGTTGCCGCGCGAAGTGGTGCTCGAGAACATCGTGGGGCTGGCCGCGTTCCTGCCGGTGATCATTGCCACCGCCGTCGCCGCCGGCCCGCTGGTGACCGCGTTCAACGACGTGCTCGGAACCACCCTGTACCTACCTGATCGTGGCCACTGCGCTTCAGGCGTAGGCCGCTTTGCGCCGCTCACGCCCATGGATTTGATTCTGGCGGAGGGGAAGGGATTCAAACCCTCATCGTCAGGTAAACCCCTCTTCATTGACTCTGACCTCGTGACGATCCACTCGTCACACGATTGTATCCCGTCTGCCAATGACGGCTATAGCCGGCCACGTACTCCACACTCGTACGCGCAAAGTCAGCTTCGGCGGCTTCCAGGCTTCGCTCCCACGTGGGGTACAGTCCGGCGCCGAACCATCCGAGGGCAAGCAGGTCGATGCGTTCTTCGTC
This window contains:
- a CDS encoding Rieske 2Fe-2S domain-containing protein; amino-acid sequence: MNRMNEFVDTRQGLLDRQVFFSQDIYEQELERIFARCWLFLGHESQIPNPNDFLATYMGEDPVLLCRGGDGTIRAFLNMCRHRGNRVCRADRGNATSFMCTYHGWCYGNDGKLIGVPGMKEIYSNELDM
- a CDS encoding CoA transferase, with translation MKTVKLDAPPLSGVRVLDFGHVLAAPFCTRLLADLGADVVRVESSKHPDFPWPSSYRHADGRHASYLNTNRNKRSVAVDLKHPAGRGIAWRLATAADVVVENFSAGVMERLGLGYELLREGNPRLIFASMSGYGHGGPRRDWTSMNMNLQGAAGLMQVTGAEGDPPTAISNSWNDYIGGLHTCYAVIGALTEREDTGEGIHLDMGQFECSVSMIAPLLLSSAVNGRSPERMGNRSAHFAPQGVYRCAGEDEWCAVSVHDDAQWRALAEAVDEGGPDPRLAGESRFATLSERMRHHDEIDERIEAWTRGHDGAEVETRLRRAGVPAARMRRVQDLAEDGAPSGAYKRMAEPRVGSMLTTALPVAFSESPLPPPTPAPCLGQDTREVLREWLDLRESELAELAGTGALT
- a CDS encoding MaoC family dehydratase N-terminal domain-containing protein; its protein translation is MSESAETIITDELRRCVGRKGPVRTLGTLSASDVRRYVDATGDVNPLWLDDEFARSAGYKGRLLPPILVGWTPFSIKEPEEGRGSAFDVRRQLPVPAAYTNVRNAGSETEWLKPVYLGEELSCQSHIVDITAREGRMGVGIYVTQLEEVRNAENELVFTRRHTVALFRERKTRE
- a CDS encoding CaiB/BaiF CoA-transferase family protein, which encodes MSRIVDLGSLAGAYAARLLAESGHDVIRIDPAGGDAVRRTGPFLGDAPDPEHGAFHHFLNAGKRSFSLNLDSAPGWPLFLELLQTADAVVTSRRLPVDEDDPPKAALVWTDVEEAEDELCAYAHSGLLSLTGHRDGRPTLMGGHIIYLATGIQAAVATAAALRVLRNTGKGQRVRVSMQDCLETFVEQAMVEYTFSGTRTERRGNRGTITAVSGALPCKDGHWVVSQINRPGRWEKFMEWVQDPELMADPSLASDDAQREKKDFILDRVLAWSKQFTKSEIVEEGQRRRFPSSPVSTPLDLTRDPQLIARGYLTEADDPRFGRIPFPRGAVARVRNQEMEPAPTLGQHNREILAELGYSDADHRELAETGAV
- a CDS encoding MaoC/PaaZ C-terminal domain-containing protein; amino-acid sequence: MTEQRFLDDVQPGAELVAREYGPLSIIDTVRWAGLQENTQQLHYDRDWVREHAGLRTFIASGAYRQALLMRMLTDWLGPRGRLRKLGIRHTYSTFEGDTMRFAARAVEKSADPADPWIACELEGANQEGRQVLTGRCTLVLPTR
- a CDS encoding tripartite tricarboxylate transporter substrate-binding protein; its protein translation is MYKRFRMITGLLSGLAFVAALAVPAVAQESFAGKTVKLVVAYSPGGSFDLYTRLIARHLGKHLPGNPSTLVQNMTGAAGMIAANYIYNTAKPDGLTIGAFAGPLVLQHVMGNDAARFDGRKFGWLGVPAPNHSVCSFNQKSGIKNMDDWFGSKREMFISAIGPGTSTSDIPKLMKAALGLPTKVVDGYRGGARARVAVEAGEADGYCGSLHTVKSIWREAFEAGRVNMVVQNTLNVHPDIKDIPRAIDYAKTADARKLLEVADYAHRGQFPYSTPPNMPEARLKLMQKAFIDALNDPALRAEAKKLRLAVDPIDGAETLGSVNKLYGLEPSLIATLKGIVLPKK
- a CDS encoding iron-containing redox enzyme family protein; amino-acid sequence: MIISGMSSREAKARVDEHYRKVAQRWRERVTGSPFMVQLMEGSLPQAALRTFFKNWASYTIEINTVEAASYHKHIAFFRRNRDLMAPMARKLADELLHPEPPGHIHVVLETAKALGIEEDEVYLEPMLAEFRAKIDFKRAILWEGTVAEFYAAGATEEQTGYWSADCFKALTTHYGLTAEQAVYFSTHEEADLKEHEDGVMGHGSFRRLVLQRLLEGGIEVRAGYDLDYCGLTAVDLHGDILNACL